The Capricornis sumatraensis isolate serow.1 chromosome 11, serow.2, whole genome shotgun sequence DNA segment ttggcaggcaggttctttaccactagtgccacctgggaagtgaatTTCAACAGAAAAGTCTGAATGATCCATCTCACCATTTTCTTCAGTGTGATCTCCACCAAGTCTTTGATGCCTTCGTCAGGGTCTTCCTCAGACGGCTGCTTCAGGAGGCTGTTCTTCAGCATGTGGAACATCTCCTCCTTGGAGATGAAGCTGTCCCCATTCAAGTCAAACACTTCaaagcaatcttaaaaaaaacaaccgaTACAAAAGTGCTGCCATTAGCAAGGTAGAGTTTGCTCTGATGGTTTTCAAGGCCAAGGGCTCTAGGGTGATGCTCTTATCAAGCTCCAGGACTCAAAACAATCAATTCCCATAATAGATGCTTAACGTCCACTTACTGAATATACTCAACAGTCCTAGAAAGGTTTCTTACACTTAACCTATGAAGAGCAGGCCAAGGAACAACAAGCTGACAATTTCATCTTGGAAACCTTGGAAAACTGATTGAAATGTGCCTCTTAAACAGAGTTCACTGGGGGTGAATTAGGAATTAACTAAGAATCAGAAACTTGAATCAATGTTTTTGACTCTTATGATTATAATTCAAGTAACAAAATGTGTAAAATACTCAATACTTTCACACCTAAAGGCATGCATGTATGGTTAGCGTGTGTGCTACATGCCTGCGGGGTCTTGCTTGGCATGATTCCTCCTTAGAGTGTCCTGACTTGTCTGTTTACTACTTTTCCCCGCTCTTATTATTGAGTTGAATTTGCTCCCTACATGAGGTCAATGGGAGTTCAAATCCAGCAAACAACAGAGAAACCCACCACACTGATGCACATTCTTTGCACCTGCTTACAAACCAGTAGGATGGCGTGAAAtcttacatttcattttttcttccaaaGTTCCTCGGAGAAACACTGATAATCCATACACCCACTCTGTTACACTTATGCAACCATCGTTGTCTTTATCAAACCCTCGGAaaactaaaaaaagagagagacatacAACATAACGCTTGTGCTGAGCTTGTATTCTCAGTGAAGGCCTGTGCCACACTGCTCACTCTTCATGTTTAAGCAAAACTTCAGGACCATGTGGTCCCACATTCTCATTTGACAAAATGGAAAACTGAGACGTCATAACACTGGAAAACTCTTTCACCTAAGCTTTTACATTCTCCCTTCATACTTTGTGAGAATAAGCACACTGAATATCTAAAGACATGAATCAACAATTAACATATAAACAAGTTGGTATATTACATGTTGGTATGTTaacatgaaatatataattttgtatttttgttactCAATGAAAGTAATGCTACTACATGACAGGCTATATCTTAATTTTTACTGAAATACTCTCAATGGTATAAGGACATTTAAATGTCCTtttgaaactatttaaaaaatattattctatttACTAAGTAGAAATAGAAATGTTTGGGGTTTTCTGATATAAGGTAAAGGAAACCTAGTTATTCAGGCTGACTTTGTCCTCTTCTTAAATACACGAAAAGAGTGGTCGCTATCTTCTTCCCtacaaatatgaaaattaaattttatattcaagTGGAATTGGGATCACAGAACATGAAGCGTCTGTCCCAGGGTTTGCCTGAACTTCAAACTGTTTCCCTCAGTTGCGGCTGGATCTGGCCCGTCATGATGCTGGCATCTGCTCACCCCTGTCCATGATCATGTCGTCTGTCATCCCAAACGTCACATGCAGGATGTTCCGAAAGGCATTGCGGTCCAGCCCGATGATCACGCCCTGCCGCTCGGTCACTTCTCCCACCAGGTTATAGAAGAGGTTGATAAGGCATTTCACTTCAGATTTACTAACtgggaaagaataaaattaagacaTAACAAAAGGCATTTTAATCTTTAAAGTCCAGCTTCAACTCTGCATGAATGAGTCTGCAAACAAACAACACTGGAGCCGTCCACAGCCAGCTGTCGACAGGAGACGACCCTGCTTTGAGACTCATGACCCCCAGGTTAACAGAGGACCCCACCACCCCAGAGTCTCGCCACAGCAGAAACAACAGCCATCCCTCCCATGCACTGAGGCTgtcatatttggaaaaaaaaaagataatatcaGCCAGGTCACCTGAAAGGCAACTGTGGGGTCTGATTATAACCTGAACAAGGCAGCAGAGGTGAGCATGGTGATGTGAAGAATGGTAATTTtcccattcatttgttcatttttggctgtgctggatcttcccTGCCacgcgcaggctttctctagttgtggcaagcagggactactctctagttgcagtgcatgggcttctcactgcagtggcttctcctcttGCAGAGAataggctctagggcacaagggCTTGGGTAGTCGTAGCTCCccgtctctagagcacaggctcaatcgtTGCAGCGCACAGGCTAAGTTGCTCCATGgctgtgggatcctcccagaccagggatcaaacctgtgtcgcctgcattggcaggcagattcttaaccactggaccaccagggaagccctctgcagcATTTTGATTACAGGCATTCATGCGATTTACAGTGTAGCATTCCCCTGGAGATAGATACCAATCTCCCCCACACTAGGCACCAACTTGCATCTCACATTAGCTTTTGTGAAGCCATGCGTCAGATTTTGGAAATCAGAATCACCTATTTTCCAATAAAGAAGGATTTAAGCATATGCTAGCACACAGGAAGTGTGGGTTGTGGGTGATGTGAAAATGAACAGGCAACCACACAGCAGCACCTTGGAGGAAGAACACTTTTGTCTAAAGCGTGTGCGCACACGTGCCTGCTTGCAGTGTACATGACTGTGGAAAGGGTGGCGCAGTAAACACAGAGCTGATTGTGTCCCGATCACCGTCTGAGGTGCCTAGCTGGAAGGATTAGTGTCTGGCATTAAGAACATAAAAAGGAGTTTAAATATGAACTACAGGTGGAAGATGGGGAAGATGTTATTTCAAAACATGACAAAATTGTGGttgagcatttttaaaaacaaggaagATGTGTCCATGTACAAGGAAACAGCACAGAGAAGCGGGTAAATCCCATCTCGTCTTTTAGGCCAGGACAGGTTTGAAGGTGATTTCTGGTTTGGGGCACCACAATTTAAGAGGAACATTGAAAActtcagaaaataaatgatttagtAAATAGATTGATAAATAGTAGACAATGATACAgtggttataatttttaaaagagctgTTAGTTGCCACAGAAAATGGTATGAATAGTATGTCACTTCCTCAAAAAACTTAAACATGGAAATACTACACAATCCAGtgatttcacttctgggtattttccCCAAAGGACTGAAAGCATGGACTCTGATACTTGTGTACTAGTGTTCATACCAGGAGtattcacaacagtcaaaagGTGGATGTAACCCAGGTGTCCACGGAAGGATGAGAAGATGGTTGTCCATCCATACAATGGACTATGATTCAGCTTCAAAAAGGAGGGAAATTGTGAATCATGTTACCATATCATAACTCTTGAATATAACATGctagagtgaaataagccaacaaagatgacaaatattttatgattgtaCTTATATGATGTAcccagagtagtcaaattcatagagacaaaaaagaaggtggtgggtgccaggggctaggggagaaggaagggaccAATAGTCTCATGCGGactcagtttgggaagatgggaaagttctggagatgatggGGGGCATGGCTGCccaacaatatgaatgtacttaatgccactgaactgtgcacttcAAATAATTAAAGTGATACATTTTGTGTATTTGTGTAATACACAATTTGTGTAATACATTGTGTGTGTTTAACCACAATaaaaactctaaaaataaaaagtgatgttAATGGTTGGAGAAGAGAGACTTACATGAAAGATGATGCGATCTGTTCATGTATATGAAATGCTAGCTTAGGGGGTGTTGATTAGCCATTTTCCCATCTcagctgaataaaaatgaaagaatattagCTTATTACCCAAAGTATCAAAGCTGAGTAATTTTTCCACAGGAAAAATTCTCTTGCTGAAATGTTTCTTAAATTCAAGAATACAATACTAAATGAAATTAGGGACATCGGAGAAGGgatttttcatcttttcagattGGTGTAAATCTGCTCTGCAGATCAGATCTGCCAGGTGGTGGATTAACTAGACCACCACTTAAGAtactttcttctctgattctgcAAAATCTACTCACTTCATCCTGCTGGGAACATCACCTGGCAACTAAAAGGAAATCTGACTTTAGAAGAAAGGTCTTCTGTGTAAAGCTTCAAAATTATTACAACGTCTATGATTAGTTGTCTGGCCCGGGATTCTCACTGTTTCTACAGAATTTAATCATCAAGTTTCTTAAGACTTGCTTGAAAAATTTTATGTGAAGGACAAAAATCAAAACTGTTGACTGGTTTTCTTGTCCTGTTTTCACTtatcttttaatatattcacagaatgTCTGCAATACATTTGCAAACACACTGGAAAAGGAACTAAGTCAAATTCAGTGTTTGCCGTGTATAGTAGTTATTGCATTGTTCATTCAATATGTGACTAGATGTTTTAAGAAAATCTGGTCTTTTCCAACAAATgaaagtattttaagaaaaacaatagGACAAAACTCTCAGATTATAGTAACCATAATAATAGATTATAGGACAACTTTTATTTTCAGAGTTTAAGATGCTTATACATACCATAACTTTTATTTGCAGCACCATCCTGACAGACTTTCCTACCTCTCATTATATAAGATACTAACTCTGATTAGAAGGCACTAGATTCCATAATCTTTAAAACTACATCAAAACATGTTTACTCTTCTTTCTTTGCACAGTGGGAATAGTCTTGGGATTATGGTTTCTTGTACTTTTTAAGAGGCCAGTAGTTTTGTAATAAGCACATAACTTATAAGCTGGATCATCAAATATTTATACCAGATCCATAGCTTCCTTGCCCAAGCACAGTTCTGTTTTTGAGTCTGAATATAATTATAAGGTTACCTGTGAAATTCTAGGACCACTTTTCAGAATATGTGTGAGATGGGAGTAGGGAGGTTATTAACATTAATATCTTTCATAGGTGTTCATCTTGTCACCTGCCAAGTCTCCTTCACTTTGCAGGAAAGTGGGGCCCCAGAGATGGGAACAGATACTCTATTGTGTGATTAGCTTTTTTGAGCTCCTTGGTTTCCAGGCACATTTCCTTGCCCTGAGATACAGGTTTCTGTACCACTTTAACCCACCTTTCCTAAGGATGTTCAACCATTGATAACCACTTTCCCATAAGGTTCGCTAAGTAATTTCCAGAACTTGGACCTTGCCAGCTGGTTTGCTCTAAGAAGAGCTTTCTGTTGTGCTACTTCTCTTGATTCCAGTGGGTTTTTAGTGCTTGTTTTCCACCTAAATCTGAGGCTAGGGCCACATATGTCTTCAGGGTAATTAAATCACATTTCTTATAAGGTAAGGGGAAGTTAAGAGAAGGTTTGAGAAGCAAGCACGTGCATGGATGAGTGTAGAATTTGGTGCCTGGACACCTGGAAACGCTCCCTAAGATCCTGGGCTCTGTGGGTGTCCACCCAAAGTAGCTGATGCTAGTGTTCCCTTCCAGACTTCTCTTTAGGGTCAGGCGTGGAGGGACTCTGCAGACCGGACTCTAGCACCCGCAGGATAGGGCCTGGCCCGGGAGTCTCTGCCTGCCCAGCCCTTGATTCTTACTTACAATGCTTGCAATTTTTAGTTAAGGAGTCCGTCAGCTTCTGCAGCTTCTTGCGGTTCATGTTGGGAGCTCAGGAAACCGGGAAGAGGCCGGTGTCCGGCGGCGGCTGCCAGGACGTTTGCGAGCCCTGGGTCTGGGGCTGCAGGCAGGTCTCCCCTGGTGTGTGTATGCTGTCCTAACAAGCGGCGTGGCCGGGGCAACGTCTGGGCGGCCGCCGATTGGCTGCTGGGCAGGAGAGGGCGCGGTCCTAACAGGCGGCGTGGTCATGGCAACCCTCGGGCGGCCTCTGATTGGTTGCTGGGTCTGCGCTCTCTCACTGGGCATCTGGCCAGGCGCCCTCCGACCACTTTCCGACTGTGACATCGGCGAGTGACCATCCAGGTGTGTTTGGCTCGGATTCACAACCCCTTTGCTGTGCTGCACCGTAAGTCAAGGTCTGAATTTTGTTTTGCGCTCCGTGCGGGGATGTCTTGGGTGGTGAGCGTGACCCCAGGTCCTCAGGGAGGTCTGGGAACCTGGGGGATGCAGGAATGAGCAGGCGTGGATCCGGACGACCGCTGTGCAGGAAGGGAGGGTGAGGGGCTTGCTCTCAGGTTGCCAGTCCTTTTGCTCTGATGCCAGAAGGGAGTCGGCAGCAAGATATCTTCAAGGTTTTGATGATGTTACTGAGAGCAAGAGGAACTTgtagtaattatttatttttttcccttccctgttCATTCTTGAGGTAGGGGGGAGGCTGTCAGTCGAATATGGGGAAAACCCCCTAGCAATTTTTTAAGCTGGATAAAGAGTCAACCTTCCAAATAAAGACATGCTGACAAAGGACAGTGGCTCTGGGGTACAACCTGAATTTGCTTTTCTGGAAGAATATCCCAGCAAAATGAATCTTTTTACTTATTTGAAAGACAAGTTTTTTGACTACAAACAAAGGCTAATTTTTACATCTTTACTCTGAGAGAAGTTTCTGCTTTTAACACAGATAAGACACCCTGTTTGAATTAAGACAGTAACAAGGGTTAGTTCAGCCAGAAGGAAAAAGTCCTACAATATTCGCCAACATGTCACTTATTTCACTTCAGAAGCAGTAATTCTTTTTAATACGAATTATTTTATAGTGTGTACTATCATTGTGAAATGGAAAGCAGAAAAATTCTACCAACCATGAGTAATGATTCCAAATCAGGTCtctgatctgttttcttttttcatttgttatggAATGGAAGACTGGGATGCTGTTTGAATCCAGAGTCAAGGATGCTTGAGGAAGGCAGGCACTGTGTTATCCTGAAGCAGATTCCTTGAGAACAGTAACTAATATGAAATGATAGTGATTGTGAGTTTTCCAGTTAATGGCTAACTGGTATTCCTATGAGTAGTCTTGTCGGCCAGGTGTGGCATTTCTAATAGGATTGTAGGGAACGAATAGGGGTGGATGTATTCGGATACATTCACTGTGAGACCTTAGGGACTTGTCAGATGTCAGATATGGCAAATATTTAGTCCATAGAGATTGTTGGGGTGGTCATCGTAGAGACAAGCAGCTGAAAGAGTGGTTGTGGTTAATAGGAGAAGCCTCTGGCCCCTCTCGTGTCTACCAGGTGTGCTGAACAGACGCCCTGCTGGCACATCTGGTGTGTCCACGCATCTCTGCACACTTCATGTGCCGGAAGCTTCTTAAGCACCTTTGGGGAGCAGATCAATTCTTCCTTCACAGCTTTCAGGCCTGGGTCCCACCATCCATGTTCCCTCAAAGTGGAAGAGCCACTGGAAGGCAGTATGACAGAAGCCTGATTAGGAGTCAGAGCTGTCCTACCAGCAGAAATCCCGAACCTGCCAAGAAACCATGGTGAGGCGTCCTGCTCCCACCCTCGCTCCCAGGTCTTTCTTCTGTGTTATTCCTTTAGCCAGAACTTTACAAGTGCGTCATAGCATCTCCCTAGTATCTCAGAGGGTGGGTTGTGGAACTGGCCTCACACCCATACAGTCTTGCAAACCTTTCTCAGGGAAAGCAGGTATTTATCAGAGGTGTGTTTTGTCCACATGTTGGCCAGCTTCAGAGCATTCTCTACATTCTTGTGCCTTTTTGAACTTAGTATTTTTATACCTTAGAACAAGCTGTGGGCCTGATGGAGTCTGCTGAGTGTGTTTTGAGACTGGTTGTAATTTCTGTTCTTAGGTTTAGTTGCTTGTGTGAAAGAGATGCAGGACTGCATCCCAAGGGCTTTTTCTGAGTGAAGCAATTAAGCCTGAACAGTTACCTCATATCAAATCAATCAGTAATAGAATAATCAAAAACTGGGCTCACTCTGTGCTGTGTAAGAAATAGCCAATGAACTGTCCAGAGTTCGAACAGCTTTGGGATGGGTACTTTTGTGGATACAGTGGTGTATTAGAGTGATTATGAGTGTTTCCTTTAATTTTGTGTGCAAAACAGCCTCCTCTTAGACTCACAATTAACTGAAGTTTTGCCATGATAAAGAGCTTGGATGTCAAACTGATGACAGTATTTCACTTAATGTGGACCTTTTATAATGGAGGCATTTGGAAACTGTGGGAGATGATGTCACAGAATCGATTTCCAAGTATATTACAAATCTACTATGAAATTACtttaatgaaaggaaaatataGAGGTTACTTATCTACATAATTTATATCCAGTTGTACCAGTTTTAGGTTGTAGGGAGAGTGCTGAGAAGTTCTGGGGTGACTGTAGCCAACCTTTTAGACAGGTGACCATCTTTAACCACTCTCTCTCCCCCCTTCTGCTCCCCACAGCCCTCTGACAGCATGGAGCTGTCTCCCCATTCCAGGACTCCCACCTGTCCTTCCCCCTGTCCCCTAGGACAGCTCTTCAGAGAGGTGAGTAAATCGTTATCTGCCTGGAGACCATTCTGTTCCAGCACTTCCCACAGTGAGTGATGGCTCTCTGATATGTCTACCCACTGGAATGTGAATCACATGATCCTGCTTTCCCCCCATATTTGTGTCTGTTTTATCTCTGAATCCCTGTGTCTGTCCGCTGTCACCCTTCTGCAGTTCGTAGCACAGCCCATGTTCCGTGGTCCACACTTACGGAGAGGGAACTGGGAGTTCCTGAGCAGGTGGAGCCTGGAGCCCTTCCTTGGCAGCGCCTATCCTGGAGAATGCAAAGAAGGGACATTAAAGGGCTGGGGAGTGAGGAAGACATTTTCCTGAAATACATACTCAGCACTCACTGCTATTAACACATTTCTGGTAACTTTTTGGAATCTTAAGCAAGTGAGTGGTGGGGAAGCCAAATGTCTGAGGTTTACTGAGGGtggcatcaattcagttcagtcactcagtcgtatctgactctttatgaccccatggactggagcactccaggccttcctgtccatcatcaactcccggagcttgctcaaactcatgtccatcgagttggtaatagcatccaaccatctcatcctctgtcatccccctctcctgctttcaatctttcctagcatcagggccttttccaatgagtcagttcttcacattaggtgaccaaagtattggagtttcagcttcagcatcagtccttccaataaaccagttcagttcagttcagctcagttgctcagtcatgtccgactctttgtgaccccatgaatcacagcataccaggcctccctgtccatcaccaactcctggagcttacccaaactcatgtccatcgagtcagtgatgccatccagccatctcatcctttgtcggccacttctcctcctgcccccaatccctcccagcatcagggtcttttccaatgagtcaactcttcacatgaggtggccaaagtactggagtttcagcctcagcatcagtccttccaatgaacaaccaggactggtctcctttaggatggactggttggatctccttgcagtccaagggactcttaagagtcttctccaacaccacagttcaaaagcctcaattctttggcattcagctttcttcacagtccaactctcacatgcatacatgactactggaaaaaccatagccttgactagatggacctttgttggcaaagtaatgtctctgctttttaatatgctatctaggttgttcataacttttcttccaaagagtaagctttttttagtttcatggctgtaatcaccatctgcagtgattttggataaaattcaggacttatttcctttagggattgcctagtttgagctccttgcagtccaagggactcttaagagtcttcttcaacaccacatttcaaaagcatcaattcttcagcactcagctttctttacagtccaactctcacatccacacttgTGCCTTAAAATTGTGCCATACACATCCACCTTGTGCCACGAGGGTGGCATGCCTTAAAATCAGCTTGTTAGGTGCCCCCCACCAAATCCTGCTAAGATTGTGATTGTGATTGCATCACATCTATATAGaaattatgcagagtacatcatgagaaactctgggctgaaaaagcacaagctggaatcaagattgccaggagaaatatcaataacctcagatatgcagatgacaccacccttatggcagaaagtgaagaggaactcaaaagcctcttgatgaaagtgaaagaggagagtgaaaaagttggcttaaagctcaacattcagaaaacgaagatcatggcatctggtcccatcacttcatggcaaatagatggggaaacagtggaaacagtgtcagactttatgttttggggctccaaaatcactgcagatggtgactgcagccatgaaattaaaagacgcttactccttggaaggaaagttatgaccaacctggacagcatattaaaaagcagagacattactttgccaacaaaggtccatctagtcaaggctatggtttttccagtagtcatgtatgaatgtgagagttggactgtgacgaaatctgagtgccaaagaatagatgcttttgaactgtggtgttgaagaagacttaagagtcccttgaactgcaaggagatccaaccagtccattatgaaggagaccagtcctgggtgttcattggaaggactggtgctaaagctgaaactccagtactttggccacctcatgcgaagagttgactcattggaaaagactttgatgctgggagggattgggggcaggaggagaagtggctgacagaggatgagatggctggatggcatcactgactcgatggacgtgagtttgagtgaactccaggagttggtgatggacaaagaggcttggtgtgctgcagttcatggggtcgcaaagagttggacacgactgagtgattgaactgaactgaactgatgtcttaaCGGTGTCAGTTTTCCTGATCCATggacatggttcagttcagttaagtttagttcagttcagtcagtcagtcttgtctgactctttgcgaccccacgaatcgcagcatgccagggctccctgttcatcaccaactcccggggcttactcaaactcatatccatttagTCAATGATACcacccagccgtctcatcctctgtcatccccttctcctcttgcccccaatccctcacggACATGGTAGGTCTTTCTGTTTAGGTCTTCATTAGTTTCTCTCAGCATTGGTCTGAGGTGTTATGTGTACACATCCGAGCACCTATTGTTACATGTATTCGTAAGTATTTTTGATGCTAATATAAAGGCAATGTTTAATATTGCGGTTGTTCTTTGATAGTACATAAAATATACCTGATAATTGTATACTAACCTTGTATGCTGTAACCATGCTAGACTCATATATTCTTCTACTAGAATTTTTTGTAGATTATTTAAGTTTTTCTGCATTGATGAT contains these protein-coding regions:
- the CLXN gene encoding calaxin isoform X1, whose amino-acid sequence is MNRKKLQKLTDSLTKNCKHFSKSEVKCLINLFYNLVGEVTERQGVIIGLDRNAFRNILHVTFGMTDDMIMDRVFRGFDKDNDGCISVTEWVYGLSVFLRGTLEEKMKYCFEVFDLNGDSFISKEEMFHMLKNSLLKQPSEEDPDEGIKDLVEITLKKMDHDHDGKLSFADYEQAVREETLLLEAFGPCLPDPKSQKEFEAQVFKDPNEFNEV
- the CLXN gene encoding calaxin isoform X2, which translates into the protein MNRKKLQKLTDSLTKNCKHFFRGFDKDNDGCISVTEWVYGLSVFLRGTLEEKMKYCFEVFDLNGDSFISKEEMFHMLKNSLLKQPSEEDPDEGIKDLVEITLKKMDHDHDGKLSFADYEQAVREETLLLEAFGPCLPDPKSQKEFEAQVFKDPNEFNEV